A window of Nicotiana sylvestris chromosome 8, ASM39365v2, whole genome shotgun sequence genomic DNA:
GGGCAAGTGATTGGGTGTGTATGCCCTATTCTTCTCCTTAAATAGAAGTTATGCTCTCCTTTCTAATTTAGTCTCACTCTCTGTGCCTTGTAGCTAGATGGGTACGTGGCCAGGAGGATGGGAATAAATTCTGTTGTTGGTTCTTACCTTGATCCTCTTGCAGACAAGGTGACTATTATGTTGCTTTCCTTTCTGACTTGTTGACCTAAGCGGCAAACAAAGTTCTGGTTTTGTGGTTCCTTCCTGTTCGCTTCATCATTTCTCTTATTTCATTGATGTTTCCTCCTTGTTTATCTTTTTCGTCTTCTTATGGATGAGTTGTCTCTTCCTCTGGGATTCTAGATACTTATTTGTTAGCCATCTTAAGAAAACCCTGTGTGTTTCTACAGGTTCTTATTGCATTTGTTGCTCTAGCAATGGTAGACACGGGTCGTCTTCATCGTAAGTTCATGTCCTATTTATATTTAGCTCCATAGATTGTAATTTGGGCTACTGTAGTGTGTCTTTTTAGTTCTCCAGCAGTCAGATATTTTTCAATTCAAAAAGGAATCGGCTGCCTGAATCCGTTGAAACTATTTTGCTTCATTCAGGCAGATTTCATTCCATTACTAAATTAGTTTTTGTGAATCTCCCGCTTATCCTTACATTGGCATAAAAGTCTCTAACCTGATCTAATGTATGTGTAACAATAAACAACTAAACCTTAATTCCTACTAGTTTGGTATCGGCTATCTGGATTCTTTGCTTCCTTTGGAGTCTCCATGGAAAAAGCTAATGTTAGTTCCTTATGCTTCGTCAATTGTCTTATCCACTGCTAATAGTTCATGTCAACGAGGAATTACCTTTGGTTCATCTATATGCAAGTCCTTTAGCTTTTTGTCTTTCCTCCTGAACTGTTTCGTTGTCTCCTTTTCCCCTACTGTTGTTGCAATCATCATCAGTGTACTGCTCTTTTAGACACTGCTTATATGGCAATAATTTTCCTGGCTTGAGGTGGTTGAACGAAGTTTGATTTAAGAGATATGTCTGTGGTCTGTTGTGCAAAGCTACTGCTCCTGGGCCCCGTTTAGCCCAAGGATGTTCTGATGAGTGCGAAAAGGTTTTAGATGAGTCGCTTGAATAGTTGTTATCTATTTTGTGGATTAACCAAATGAAAATGAAGTATTATGCTTCATTTTTCAGAAACTTACTTGCTTGGTTTTTTGCTATGAAGCTGCACTCGTTTCCATGGTTGTGCTGCGTGATGTGGCCCTTGTTGGTGGTGCAGTATATAAAAGAGCTAGCATTTTAGAGTGGAAGGTGAGGTTGGCTATTAGATTCTGTAATAGTAATCTGCAGCTGTTCTTTTGCTTATATTACTTTGTTGAACATTTTTTGCAGTGGAGAAGTTGGTTTGAATTCTTCAACCTTGATGGAACCCGTCCCCAGAAAGTTGAGCCTCTTTTTATAAGCAAGGTATATATGATCTTTGACCCCATCGTTCAGTTAGAGCTCTTTAGGCAACATTCAGAAAAAGGAAGAACTGAGAAGAATAGGTTGTATTTTAAACAAGGCTGAATGCATACACAGCCACTTAAACATGCCCAAATTTTTCATTTAGACACTTGAACAAAGGGTTGTACCTATTGAACACCTTAACGAGAGCGGAAGTGTGTCTATTGAACACACCTTCCTGACATGGCACAGAGCGTGTCTTTCACCCAAGTTGAGCGCGTCTTATAAGAAACTGCCTTTCTTTAGCCATTTTTCTACtcattttcttctctttcttctttcaaGTCAATGCCAGATTCAAAGCCATAAATATCTTCTTGTTCGTACTTTATCCATCCGATAAAGCACCACTCTCTCTCCGTCACTCTCTTGACCGTATTCTCGTCTCACCCATTTATCAAGATAAAACACGCTCGCATCGGAAAAGGATTCATATCACAGCCACGAAAAATATGGTATCTGATTCattctctctcaagaaaaagtttGCACTCCGCACTTTTTGTTATTCTCTAAtatctttttcttctcaatttaAATCCTGATGCCATAGCACCACATCTGTAATTTCAAGAATTTCAGCCTTCTCTATTCTTCTTTCCAGTGAAGTTCTTTGCTATTCTCCCTCTACGTTTATAAATgaatttttatccataaaaattcAATCTCTACCTGCAAGCTTGTTAACAATCGTTTATGAATCTTAATGAGCATCCGCCTTTGGTGGGTATGGTGGTGGTTGTGGAAATGAAGAAGATGGTGAAGGATGGTGGTGTCACGGTGGTGAAGAAGACTAAGGAGAGAGGAAGATGATGGAAAaagtttttttgttttcttttcttttgttctccaCATACCACTTCTTGATTCGTCTTTTTTTGCCACATCACAGCGTCTGAAAGTCATGCACTCTGTTTTTGTGGAAGATTGTATGTGAGGTGTCTAATACACACACACTGGCTGAAGTTTTAAGTGTTCAATTGGTACAACCCTTCAAATAAGGAAAAGGTCAATTCAATTCTCGATGGAAACAGAATTTTGCGAAGAAAGACTGTTGGCAGCAGGTAGAGAGATTTTGTTTTCCTCTTCAAAACACAAGGAAATGTGGGCAGGGATTGAGTACAAAACTTATCTTCAAGCATTATCTTATTCTGATGGTTCAGAGGGCGATCGTGGGGTCGCTGAATGAAGTCCTCCGTTTCTTTCAGAGGTGCTGACCGCAGCGAGGCAGAGATAAGGTGTCTAAATGAAAAAATTGGGCAAGTTTAAGGGGCTGCATATGTATTCCGCCTTTAAACAAGTAATTGTGCAAAATATTAGGCCCAAACTAAGACGTTTATAGTGGGATATGACAAACTGAAATTATCTTATGTTGCTCGGATTCTCCGAAAATGTCTACGGGTGCGTTttggatcctccaaaagtagtgtatttttggaggatccgacacgggtgcggcaaCATTTTTTAGAGTCCGCGCAACAGAGAAATTATCTAAGAAGGTTGAAGAATTATATGACATCTTCGTTTTCAAGTGTCGGTAAGATTTAGAGAGAAGGTCACTGTGAGAGACAAATCATTAGTAAAGCATACTTTCGGATTCGGTAAGCGTTTTTTCTGTTTCCAGTTCCTAACTCTTTTTGCAATATGTACAGGTAAATACAGTTTTCCAATTGGCTCTTGTTGCTGCAGCTCTCCTTCAACCAGATCTTGGTAACGAGGAAACTCAAACATATATCACTTACCTCAGGTGAGTTACGACTGTATATCTTCGTTTCATTTCTTCACAAACATGTTGTACTCAATTTCATCTAATACTTCTGATTGGTGCAGCTGGTTAGTAGCATTGACAACGGTAGCTTCAACCGCGGCCTATGGAGCACAACACCTTAGGAATGGAGCTGCATTGAAGAACAGTCTCTAACCAGATTCTGAGTACTTGCACACCATTTTTATCtacttggattttggtttcttgctGACAACCAGtatcttttctttcattttcttttttccccATGAAATGTCAAAGTAATGTCCTGTTATATCTTAAAATCCTGACAGGAAGGAATGTTATAGTGTCTGTTGTACACTTAGATCCTCACTTAGGTCTTAGGGGACAGTTCTATCAGGAAATAATAAGTTTTCTCTATCGTTCTAACTTTTACGTCTCTGTTAGCGTGACCCTTACACCATTCTTGTGATATTTCCGACGAATCCAATACTACGCATAGTGTTTGAACAGCAGGTTCTTGGTTGTCTTGCTATGTATGACCCTTGCTATGCACCAAAAGGTAGATATCTTACTAATTATTCAGTTGTAAATCCTAGAGAGAATTTATGAAATGTCGTTATTCAGCAGTATATTTAAATGTTACAAACTCATTACCCAAAAGAGCGATATCATCTTTGAAGGGTTCGCCTGATTTCTGCAGATTTTAGAGCTCACAGTCTGCTGGTTGTACTATATTTAACAAAGCTGACACATGCAAGTCAATACAACATTTGATACGGGTGTTCATGGTTAGGTTTAAgtcattttttctttaaaaagaaatcaaatatattcaattcattttttaaatattggaaccatttcaaaaaatatacatgtgacatacattGTCAAGCACATATCTTAAAACAGAGGCAGAGCTAGGATTTTAAGTGTATGATTCTAAATTACAAATACAGGGTTTCGGAAAAAGTCATTGGGTTTTCTTCTACTGTACCTCTACTAAAGTTTTCTTCTTAATAAGGGTATAAGTCTAGCAAACATGACTCTATTACAACAAACAAGCAAATCAAGAGTAAGAGATGATGCATTTAAACAAGAcccaaatgccaaaaatgaataTGTTGTGCAATGTTTACTCCTTTGAACAAATGTCAAATAAATCGGGAAATGGGAGTACCTGGTAAGCTTCAAAATCATCAAAATTGAATCTTGATCGAGCAACAGTAAATTCAACATGATCAAGAATATCTTTTTGTAAACTAAATGCATCATTCTTCAAGAACCCATCCATTAACCCAAAGTCGGAACATCTTCTCTGCTTTCGCTTTCTTTTCTCCTAAGTTCAACCCAACTTTCCTCACAACCACTCCTCTCCCACCATGGCTATAAAAGGGGGATTTTGGGAGCTGATTTTCGCTGATTTTTGTGGGAGTTTAATGGAGTTTTGAGCTGAAGTTTGGTGTGCTTTGGAGCTTGAGTGCCAGCTTTCATGGAGAAAAGCTATTAGTTTTCGGTTGAGTAAGAAGGCTCCTTTAATGGTGGAAAATATTATTTTGTTGATGGAGAAGGAGTTGTTGCGCCTCTTTTCATCTAGCGTTTTTTAATCTCTTGGCCGAACCCCAACTTTTTTGATTTGGAAGTTGAGAAGATTAGAAGAAACAACCACGACATCGTTTAATTTGTGCCATTTGTGCTTTCTTAAAAATAAAAACCgtaaaaaacaagaaaatagctAACTATTTTCAGCGTGATTCGAACCCGCGTGTTCTCCAAGCAAACCCAGAACTCTTGCCATTGAACCCAAACCCCTTTTGTTACTGGGTTCGacaatatatatttatatataaataGTAAAGTTTTCAATACAAATACAGCATCTCGGAGAAAGTCACTAGGTTCGCCCGAACCCGCACCCTCTACCGTAGCTCCACCCGTCTTAAAATACCCTTGGATAAACAGCgaacttgaaaaaaaaaagcgTGTGAGAAATATATAAATTGTTAATAGAAGTGTAATACAGTCCCTACTCGAGGTCACACACATCCAAGGAGAAAAATTACCAGCTAATAGAGATCAGGCATTGTTGAACTATAACGAGCAATGGTACTAAAACACATTTTTAAGgtatatatatacaacaatacAACAATCCCAATCGTTTGTTCAACATATGTAGAAGGTTTCATGTTAAAACAGGATCTCTGATATGCACTAACTGGATTGTTATGATAATCAGCACATACGGCTGCTTTGCTAGAGCTATTTGTTTCAGattcgccttagaattttcaatTCATTAAGATTACTTATCGTTTCAGAATAGAACAAGGTGAACGTAAAAATCAACATTTTTCACAGTATCATCAGCATATGTTAGCATCAAACAAAAATCGAAGCACAAGGCacgaaccaaaaccaaacaaaagAAGGTTCCAGTTGCAACAACTCCAGTTATGCGCacaatttttaatttaaattttcaacCAAGCAGTTCGCACTATATCATTAATCATACAAACGGCACTGAGGAAAAGGCAAAGTCATGTATAGAGGAAACACAGAAGTGCTCTTTCCGCAGAACATAATTCCAAGAGAGCACTATCGTCAATGTTGTGGGATAAAAGCTGTGGCACAGCACTGCTGTTCTTCTATCTAACACAGAGAGCAGGCATTagttaaaaaaaacaaaagctgaGGTGAACCATAGACAATTGTCAAAACTAATGCAGCATTGAGTAGTTTATGTGCTCAGCTTTAATAGAGAAAATTCAGCGGTCAAAGCAGCTTCCCTCTCGCACTCACTGAGGCAGACAGAAAAAGCTAAAGACCTCATCACAGCCTGCTATAAGTATTCACATTTCGGAAAATATTTGGTAGCCCTAACTATCCATGTAAATGCAGGTAAACATGTTCTAAAGCTTAATGTGTTGTCAAGGACTCAAGGGTATTTATAACATGACATTCCCAAAGACATGCATCTTGCAATGTTAACCACTTTagctatagaagaacctggtatAGTAGAGGAATATTCATTACATTCATTGCCTAAAAACACATGTGAATAATTTCCAGTCAATTTTAATATCTTGATAACAGTCTGTTTGTCAAAAAGTTTGGCCAAATGACATGTAACTTGGGACGAAGCAAAGCATATATGAATAAAGAAATTTCACACAGAAATCAGACATCGACAACCAAAAGGGAAGGGGGAAAATATGAGTAACTGAGGGGCTATTAGCAGATAAATGAGCCCATTCAATCACTTCTACCAGACTAAAGTTCAAGCTGAAAATGTTAAGTTCCTATCTATAATGTTTTTCTCTCAGAACCGTAGCATGGCAATATTTTCCACCATAATACAGTACGCCATGTGCAGTACTAGCATAAACTTCTACTTGCTGAAATTAACATCAACACCCACATAAGGGAGACATAAAGAAAGAAGCTTTATATAAAGACAATGCTTAAAGTCAATTCCTTGGGTCAAATCTTCACATTCTTTAGAAACTTAGAACGATACCAAAGCTTCAGCTTAAATACCCTTGGACAAACCATGAAAACAAAGTGtgtgaaaaatatataaaatgttCATAGAAGTGTAATGGATAGCAAAGATCATACTTTTTAGGCTGTCAAGGGTAGGTAAACAAGATCCACGTAAATGCATCTCCGAAAGATGCATTAAATACGTGCAATTATAATTATGTAGGTATCTGGAATGTCCCTTGATAAAACACAAGAAATTCTTAGCATAAATTATGCAAAATCAGTTCTGCCCATATCAAAAGGAGAGTGATTCATTTGAATGAGCAAAATCATAACGGTTTCCGAAGACATTTTACTAAGATACATAACCAAATTTCCCTagaaatttttgaattttaaatttattaAGACCATGGCACACTGCAGACAAGAAAAACTGTAGTATACCATGTTTAGTACCTCTCTCCCTACTTTGGCAATGCCTCTTCAATCTCGTTCCATTTCTCAACGTTCTTCGAAAACTTCTCCTTCACTTGACCTATGATTTCCCGTGCATCATCAACCTTCGAAATGCTAGCCAATCCCTCAACGAGTGACTTCATTGTGGAGAAATTCGGGACCCATCCCTCGGCCAAacaacttctacaaatcttcagCGCAGCCTCAAAATCCTTACCTTGACACAAATAATAAACTAACGTAAAATAGCATTCAGCATCCGGTCTCAATCCGCTAGTATTAACCATCTTCTGAAACAAACTCTTCGCTTCTTCTAAATTACCTTCCCTACAAAACCCGAGTATCAAATGACCATAAGTCACATGATTCACCTTCAAACCTCTCGATAAAATCCCATCGAATAACGCCTTAGCTTCCCCCGACTTCTTAAGCTTACACAAGCTCTGAATCCTTAAATTATACGTACTAATTCCCGGCGCTATACCATATTCTTTCATCATTTCCAATATTTTTCCAACATCCTCATACTTCTCCTCCTTATAAAACCCGGTTATACAGTTCCCAAACGTCGTTGTGTTAGGCTTAACATTCTTCCTACTCATTTCATCCAAAATCGAATAAACAGAACTCGAAGAACCCGATTCACAAAATCCTTTAATCACCAAGTTATACGTATCTAAATCCGCAATAAACCCATACTTTTTAGGATATTCCACAAATATCCTTTTCATTTCAGCATAATCCTTAACTAAAACACAAGCAAAAAGCAAAGAATTCAGAGTTTTCTCAGTTCTTTGAATACCCATTTTCTCCTCCATTTCATCAAAAGCTCTTTTCGCCTCGTCGATCAGCCCCGCCTGCCCGTAAAGAACAATAAAATGGGAAATGAACCGCTCGGATTTCAAGTCGGGCCGGGTCGTGGATTCTTGGAGAAATGAGCGGATACCTGAGAAGTGATTGAGATCTTTGAGCTTTGAAATGGCTTTGGAATAAGCAACGCGATCGAGGTGGGATTCGGGGGTCAAGGAAGCGGCACGGCAGATTTCGAGGATGCGTTGTGGGTTTGTTTCGGATTTGAGGAGGGATAGGGCGGCGCGTGATTTGTCCTTGGCGGAGAGTGGGGTTTTGGAATCAGGGTTTAGGATGGAGTAGCGGcggtggtggtggtgggggtgGGTGGTGATGAGTCGGAGCTTGCTGCGAAGTGCTGCCATGGCATTAATTTAGGGTTTCTGAATTTGGGGGTTTAGGTAAAGGGCTGCTTTAAACTGGAAACACGAGAGCCATAGCTCGTTGTGGGAACTTACAGAAAAGGACTACTGAGTGATGGGAAAGTGCATAGATAGCCACTTTGAGGACTCCTATTTAAGGCATGGCCAAATTTATATGTTAGCAGTTTCCTAATCCTCACATAATAATGTTCAAGAAAATCATAAGGACTTGAATCGTTTCCGTAGGGCTATTCAAAACCGAACCGACACCGTTAATCGAAAGCCGATGGCTCATTGACTTATTGGTATCGAATTTATTGAGGTAATGGATGATAAACATGTTGAGATTTTATAATTAACGACTTAACATTTTGAGGGCGAATTACTTATTTTTTTATCAGGTAAACCGTTAACCTggtaataatttttatatttatacttttacccctatgtatataaagtACTATTGAAACCCTAAATggctaaatccctaatttctaatTCTCAATTGAATTCACTCCGCAGCCAAAGTTGAGGTAGCTAATGGCAGTCGTCTCTGGCTTCTCATCAATTATGAATGGACATGAATTGAATTCCTCTCTGGGCCATAGTATTACCTTTGTGGATAACAATGGTAATGGTATCgattgttaaaaaaaaaatttgaacaaTCATTCTAAAGCCTGCAGCCAGAGTTGAATTCTGTAGCTAATGGTTGTCGTCTCTGGCTTCTCATCAATTATGAATGGACATGAATTGAATTCTTTTCTGGGCCATAGTATTACCTTTGTGGATAATAATGGTAATTGTATTGATTGTCCAAAAAATTTCTATTTAGTGTAGCCGATAAACTGTCCGATAATAGCCCGATAATTGTTAATCCGATACAAATTCGCTCGTTGTCTTATTGGATAGCTAgcaaattactacatttatattCTGATAACTAATAGGCCAAATCGTTAAGCATAATTATCCGTCCGATTCACCCGATAAACGCTATGCTAATTAAGGTATGTTTTGCAAGCCAAAGTAATGAATGTTTAGGCGTGTTCAATGGTTTGCTTAAAGGTATTGGGTGTTGGCTACATGCTGATCTAGAATTGAGGCATGACATTAATAGAGAAATTGAAGTCTGAAAAATAAATTTGAGGAGTTTTTCAAATGAAATGATGGATTCCACTCAAACAAATTCACTTTGTTTTTCAAGTGATTCATGTCTAAGCTCAAACTTTAAAATACCCTTTCGAAAATTCAATTTTAAGGGTGTATTAGGtacaaaggaaaatattttctaaaaataattttttaattttctcatatttagttggtttaaatatttttcccaaaaatttaCTTTAGGGAAACTTACATAGATGTGCCGAATAAGTCTCAACTTACCAATCTCTAGCCATtagtcatagacttaccaaaactagcaaatgtgatgacctaaaaggtgTCATCTCGTGTTTTAGAATCCAATCCTTCAagactgtttaccttgaaaatagtaattataattagatttaagtttgtggttctaaaaatacgtgatttatttttatgctagttgttaggcaatagatgctaaatgTAAGACTAAGAAATATGATACGAGCTTGAAGGCAGTGTGTTAAGCAAACCGAGAGGCTGAGAATCGGGGTCTCGAGCTGGTCTATAtggggcctcgagctggcctatacggggcctcgaggtcgagctaagcgTTAGGCTGTGCCCGGTCGATAAAGGGCTAACAGTTTTGAGAACTTTGATATgagctctttatgaccaataacgagtaataaatgaagaacaattgatgaaacacaataaatgtaagcaatagaatcaagggagaatatgtttaagttagagagcagagaattttcttgtattgaatgttgtatatggtatcatgtgtgcaaaaaataacaaggatcccctttatataggaggaggaatcccaacatagtacatatgcatttattacaaagaaatGTTCTGGTACAACTACTCAGCAGTCTGGTACAGACTGATACTATTTTTTGCAGGTGTTGTCAGCTTTGACCAcgtgcctagggaacttcccgcTTATCCATGATAACCATCGATTTATGCTGCCCTGAGGTCGAACATAAAGAACCCTCAAGGTCGAACCTTGAACTGTGCCCCAGGCTTTCGAGGTGAAGCTACGGAAAGACATAATGATCATAAAACCGGGTTCTCCGATTTTATCTGTATACAGATaatccccgcatttcttagagtaaaaCGATAAGAAATAATCTCAGATTCTCACCCCTTTGACACTTCCATTACAACGGTAGTCACGCTCTGCCAAGCGATTGACGTGACAAAATGAGGTGTCTAAAGGTTGCGTCCACACAACCTTTGAAAACCTTTGAATTAATTACAACGGTTGGCTGTATTCGGTCCGCTCCAACGTGCATGTTAGATCTCTATAAATACTTCTTCGTTCGCTCCTTATTTTCCACTGCACCACCAAGCCCTCAAAAGAGTTCTTCTTACCTCTCTCTTGTGTTCACTTCTGAAACACAATTTTCATTTCTCCTCTAAAATCTTTTAAC
This region includes:
- the LOC104240726 gene encoding small ribosomal subunit protein mS86 (rPPR1), which produces MAALRSKLRLITTHPHHHHRRYSILNPDSKTPLSAKDKSRAALSLLKSETNPQRILEICRAASLTPESHLDRVAYSKAISKLKDLNHFSGIRSFLQESTTRPDLKSERFISHFIVLYGQAGLIDEAKRAFDEMEEKMGIQRTEKTLNSLLFACVLVKDYAEMKRIFVEYPKKYGFIADLDTYNLVIKGFCESGSSSSVYSILDEMSRKNVKPNTTTFGNCITGFYKEEKYEDVGKILEMMKEYGIAPGISTYNLRIQSLCKLKKSGEAKALFDGILSRGLKVNHVTYGHLILGFCREGNLEEAKSLFQKMVNTSGLRPDAECYFTLVYYLCQGKDFEAALKICRSCLAEGWVPNFSTMKSLVEGLASISKVDDAREIIGQVKEKFSKNVEKWNEIEEALPK